Genomic window (Opitutales bacterium):
AAAACAGTGCCCGAGCCATCTCCCGAACTTACGCCGGTTGTCATGCAGTTCGATTGGATTTTCAATGCCCAGTTTGCGGGCATCTATCAAGCCATCGAGCAGGGTTATTATGGAGACGCTGGCATTGAAGTGCAGATGCGTGCCGGTGTTACTCAGGCCGACACCGTTCCTTCGACCTTGGCCGAGCCGCTCATTAGTCTCGGCTGCTCTGAGCTCAACGTCCTCTTGGCCGATGTGGCTGCGGGTCAGCCTGCCGTCGCGCTGGGGACCATGTTCCAGGACAGCCCCATGGGTTGGATGTATTTAAAAGATGGCCCCGTCGCCGCCTTCACCGATCTCCCTAAAGTGCGCGTCGGCATTCATCCGGATGGAGCGCGCATCTTGAACGAACTGCTTATTGCCGCAGGAGAGGACATATCAAATTTTGAGACCTTCGAGGCGTCCTACGACCCCAGTCAGCTTTTCGACGGTAGCGCTGACGCCCTGCAGTGCTACTACATCGACGAGTTTGTGAAGCTAGAGCAGATGGTGGGAGACAACGCCGGGGTATTTCTGGCAAAAGACCAAGGCTACCGCGCCTACTCACAAGTCATGTTCACCCATCGTGACACTATCGAATACCATCCCGAGCTCGTATCCGCCTTCCTCAAAGCAACCCGCGATGGCTGGGCCTACGCGCTGGCTAACCCCGAAGAAACGGTCGACCTCATCATCGAAAAATACAACCCCGAGCTCGACCGTGCCTACCAGATAAGGTCCCTCCAAAAGATCACCGAGCTCATGATCCCGGAAGGCGGCTATCTATTCGAGCCCATGGATCCGACGGTCGTCGAAACCGTCCTCGCCGGCCTCAGCGAGAGCGGCCAGATCGACGCCGAAGTCGATATGGAGACCTTACTCCAGCAACAGTTCCTACCCAGCCCCTAAGCCTTGGGGCCTGTAGCGTAAGAACAGGCTGCCTTTGAATTGGGGCATAGCAATGCAACCCCCCTTTCGGTGGCGGCGAAGCGGTGTGATTTCGACTGACGTCAAAAACAGCCTCTCTTTGCGAAGTATATGATGACAGTGATCCTCGCTGTGGCTTGATCTTACCTCTGGTATTCGGCCCCCTCGGCGAGGCGGCCCCACCCGATGTCGTTTCAGGTAGGGCGTTTTCGCCGAAAGCGCCGGGCCGTCAACTACCAGACTCTCTAAGGAAAACATGCAGCCGAAAAGATGTATCTTACCGATAGAAGTTCTCACGAACACAGGCTGCTGACATCGATCGAAATCACACCCGCAGCGAAGCGCCGCCCTCCATCGCCCTCAATGATTGGAGGGGCACGCTTTGACGTGACCCATAACCTCGGCAAGGTCAGACAATCCAAGCCACCGAATTGGTGCAAAATGCTTCCGGTAGCAAAGGTTTCACGCAAGGGAGCAATACGGATACTGGGCTTTGCGATGAGGTATGATGCGACGCGCAGCGCTGCTCAGAAGAAAACCCTCGCCTCCGCTCACCATCGTTCTAGCCTTTTCCAATATCACGCACATGAAATTACACAATCCATTGATAAATAGATGTTTGTATATTAATATATGGACGTGGTGCTTGCCCGAGAAACGGTGATATGACGACGATTCGTTGATATAATATTAACTGTTGGCAGAAGAAATGAAAGCTAGGTTGATCAGCACAATCATCAGCGTTTTGGCCATCGGACATCTCGTAGCTTCCAGTAGCTACGAGGAAATGATGAAAGAACACCAAGATGGATTCAAAAGACTTCCTCAGTTCACTAAAGCTGCCAAACAGTTTGAGCATCTTGAGCTTATCGAAGGGTTACCCCATCCGAGCTGGGAGCGCGAGAAATTAAAGGAAGAGATCAAAGAGAAAGAAACCTTCAAGCTACATGGTTTCAGTTTTTACGAACGCCCCCTAAAAATCACTCCAGATGACGAAAAGAAGCTGAGAGACATAATCTCAAACAAAAAACATACCAAGTCTTCGGAGGATTGAAGCTCTGCGGGGGATTCCACCCCGACTATTGTGTGAAAGTCCAAAGTAAGGGAGAAACCATATACTATTTTGTATGCTTTGGATGTCATGAGATGAAAGCCTACGCAGGTAAGATAGAACTTTATGCAGATTTGACCGACGAAGGATATGACGCATTACGAGAACTCCTCACACCATATGTAGACCAAAGACCAGCACTAGAGCTTCCTCCCCCTCCACCACCACCTGAAGAATTCAACAATGCCAACCAGACGGAGTGATCAACGTCGCTAGCGCGCCGTCGATCATCCTTCGCGTTAGGAGACTTAAATATATGAAAAAATTTATAATCTTAATTTTCTTTAGTTGCTCAGTCTTTGGTATTCCTGATCCAATTCCAAAGCCTCATTGTTCCATAAGTGAAGCCCTTAAAGCAACAATCGAAAATTTTCATAAAAGTAAAGTAAGAGAAGATAAAACTAAAAATACTTTTCCTAGAGAAGTAAAATATATAGAAATGAAACTGAACAAAAATGCTCCAAAACAATGGGGCTGGAAAATTTTGCTGATCACTGATTTTGACACATCACAGTCTCAAACTTACTTTGTCGCAAAAGACATGAAAATCACACTTATAGACATAACCGACTAAACTCCTAACCAACGGATCAACCTAATAGCGTCCATTCGCTTCACTCCTTCCAGCTATAGGTTATCCTGAACGTTCTGTAGAAAAAATGAATCTCTTCAAAACAGACATCCAAAAGACCACACAGCTTATCGAAAAGGCTATCGAAAAACGGGTATCAAAAGAAATAGAAGAGAAGCATTGGGTCACACATTACGGAGCAAACGATATACACCCCAAGCACCTTGTTTATTGGATTTGCGTGCAGAGCGATGAGCAGAAGGAGCGACTTGAGCGCGAATCAGCTCTAAACAAAGAACTAAGAGAATTGCTTACCAAATATAACTATCCAATATCTGGAAGAAATGAGGTTTCTATCGGCTTTGAATCCCAAGAGACTGTTGATAGAGAATCATCTGGAAACTGGTGGCACCATTGGAAATAACAAAGGGCAGAACCAGAATGAATGAGAAGGCGGCACAGAATCTGATCCCTTCTCGTCATGGAAAACGCTAACAAAGACACCTACACCCTCGGCCTCGATCTTGGAAACGCTACGCATGCCCTATGCGTTTTGAATTTCGCCGGAGATATCGTCAGAGAACACAATAGCCAACAATAAAGAAGCTCTCTCCTGCCTATCAACGCACTATCCCAGTTCCACCATAGTCTTGGAAGCGGGGGCACACGAGGCACTCCGGCGCCGGCGAAGCGCCGCCCTCGTGTGCCCGGCATGGGCATGAACTAATCATATGAAACGAAATGATCGGAAACACAGACAGTAACCGTAGTGAAAGGCAAGGTGGACGCCGTGAGGCCAAGCTGAAAGAAGCCTGTAGCAAAGACACGACCGTAGGAACACGAACGGATAGTGAGGCAGGGTGCGAGCGATGAGCGTGCGAGGAAACGCAAAATCCAACCGTCTGCGAAAGGCGCACCATGTAGAATCCGGCGGCACGGGTCGAAAGTTCATGCACCTTACCCGGGGAGATCTGTGCTGTGGCTTACGCCACAGCGCAGAAGTCAGCAGAGGTCGTAGTAGTGATGATGCCCTTGGAAACTTGGGCGGA
Coding sequences:
- a CDS encoding ABC transporter substrate-binding protein — encoded protein: MIRSSLSLFLAMSLAVTGCKTVPEPSPELTPVVMQFDWIFNAQFAGIYQAIEQGYYGDAGIEVQMRAGVTQADTVPSTLAEPLISLGCSELNVLLADVAAGQPAVALGTMFQDSPMGWMYLKDGPVAAFTDLPKVRVGIHPDGARILNELLIAAGEDISNFETFEASYDPSQLFDGSADALQCYYIDEFVKLEQMVGDNAGVFLAKDQGYRAYSQVMFTHRDTIEYHPELVSAFLKATRDGWAYALANPEETVDLIIEKYNPELDRAYQIRSLQKITELMIPEGGYLFEPMDPTVVETVLAGLSESGQIDAEVDMETLLQQQFLPSP